One Vampirovibrio chlorellavorus genomic window carries:
- a CDS encoding DUF1828 domain-containing protein — protein sequence MTTLDLLKSAFTGTFQLKEKRPNIFQIVAPFFHEDGDMMEIFVEPTSKDRYRICDYGLTLMHLSYNVNITESKESLYSRIIKENGLDEQDGNIFIESDFGNLLPNFFHFAQALAKVSSLQYLKKKAVQNLFYDLLIEHIQQEYADIPYKLKATPIPSNKESIVDVIFEFPRHPLFLFGVKENDNQKALEIAANCFEFKTENINFQSVVVYENYDTLTNKNQKRLLRATDKQFLDFEQFKHEGRRFADNVA from the coding sequence ATGACGACACTGGATCTTCTAAAATCAGCCTTTACAGGCACCTTTCAGCTGAAAGAAAAGCGCCCCAACATTTTTCAGATCGTGGCACCCTTTTTCCATGAGGATGGGGACATGATGGAGATTTTTGTAGAGCCTACCAGCAAAGACCGTTATCGAATTTGCGATTATGGTCTAACGCTGATGCACCTCTCCTACAATGTCAATATAACGGAGAGCAAAGAGTCCCTTTATAGCCGCATCATCAAAGAGAATGGCCTCGATGAACAGGACGGAAATATATTTATTGAAAGCGATTTCGGTAATCTGCTTCCTAATTTCTTTCATTTTGCCCAAGCGCTGGCCAAGGTCTCCAGTTTGCAGTACCTAAAAAAGAAAGCGGTCCAGAATTTATTTTATGATCTGCTTATTGAGCATATCCAGCAGGAATACGCCGATATCCCGTATAAGCTCAAAGCGACACCGATTCCCTCCAATAAAGAGTCTATTGTGGATGTGATATTTGAGTTCCCTCGGCATCCTTTATTCCTATTCGGCGTTAAAGAAAACGACAACCAAAAGGCGCTGGAAATCGCCGCCAATTGTTTTGAATTTAAAACCGAAAATATTAATTTCCAGAGCGTGGTAGTCTACGAAAATTACGATACGCTTACTAATAAAAACCAAAAGCGTCTATTAAGGGCTACCGACAAGCAGTTTCTGGATTTCGAGCAATTCAAGCATGAAGGTCGCCGATTTGCTGATAACGTGGCTTAA
- a CDS encoding type I restriction endonuclease subunit R, translated as MSNCKNVNEYTEDFLIEQPAIELFQSLGWSHFNGHGEGDGPRPDLSGRETLTEAILRPRLLKALQALNPTLPDEAIVEAASILSQDLSILILVQANREAYQLLKEGVKVKFRNEEGIEEQDTVRVIDWETPENNDFCLASQLWLTGEMYKRRTDLVGFVNGLPLLFVELKASHKRLKNAFDENFRSYLSDIPQLFWHNALVILSNGSESKVGSLTSGWEHFADWKRISDEEEKGIISLETMIRGTCEKRRFLDIVENFILFQEGKGGLIKLVGKNHQVLGVNNAVKGLDGIKENQGKLGVFWHTQGSGKSYSMVFFALKILRKVPGNWSFVIVTDRQDLDTQIYKNFAAVGAVTEKDVQAGSGEDLKKLLREDHRFVFTLIQKFRTEQGEAYPVLSERSDIIVITDEAHRSQYDTFAANLRKALPNAAFIGFTGTPLIAGGELTKEVYGDYVSIYNFQQSVDDNATVPLFYENRKPELQLKNEDLNEDMERLLDDALLDEEQEEKLEKQFGREYHLITREERLEEVAKDLVTHFLNRGFLGKAMAISIDKTTTVRMYDKVQKYWHLELEALKRRLAMASPSEKALLEAKITYMEETDMAVVVSSEQNEIEKFQAKGLDIKLHRERMVKEDLEEYFKSTEKNEKTGKYLRLVFVCSMWLTGFDSPSISTLYLDKPMKNHTLMQTIARANRVFADKNNGLIVDYVGVFRNLQKALAIYGTPQGGSSDMPVKEKKELLIYLEQAIETMTSFLTGLQVHPKTIMDATGFERVKLLDDAVDAILQNEETKKKFLGLQGQIQKLYKAILPDAMAEHFNPIRFLFKAMADKIRSLSPEVDISQVMSEVERLLDDSIAPEGFVIEASSEQPLIDLSQVDFAALQAHFKQGRKHTEFERLKNAVANKLTDMVEANRTRMDYLEKFQALIDEYNAETPNIELLFDKLVAFTQELNEEEKRGVAEQLSEEELVLFDILTKPDMALTPKEINEVKKTARSLLASLKKEKLVLDWRKRQQSRAEVRLTVEKILDTELPRSYTPEVFNKKCDTVYQHIYESYFGDGRSKYAS; from the coding sequence ATGAGCAACTGCAAGAACGTGAATGAGTACACCGAAGACTTTCTGATCGAGCAACCCGCCATTGAGCTTTTTCAATCCCTGGGCTGGTCTCACTTTAACGGCCATGGCGAGGGGGATGGGCCACGCCCTGACCTATCAGGTCGGGAAACCCTGACTGAAGCCATTCTGCGCCCTCGCCTCCTGAAAGCCCTGCAAGCTCTCAATCCCACACTACCAGACGAGGCCATTGTTGAAGCCGCTAGCATCCTCTCCCAAGACCTGAGTATCTTGATTCTGGTGCAGGCCAACCGGGAAGCCTATCAGCTACTCAAAGAGGGGGTGAAGGTTAAATTCAGAAACGAAGAGGGCATTGAAGAACAAGACACGGTTCGGGTGATTGACTGGGAAACCCCGGAGAATAACGATTTCTGTCTGGCCTCCCAACTGTGGCTTACTGGGGAAATGTACAAACGGCGCACCGACCTGGTGGGCTTTGTGAATGGCCTGCCCCTCTTGTTTGTGGAACTCAAAGCCTCCCACAAGCGACTGAAAAACGCCTTTGATGAAAATTTCCGAAGTTATCTCAGCGATATTCCCCAACTGTTTTGGCATAACGCCCTTGTCATCCTGTCCAATGGCAGCGAAAGCAAAGTGGGGAGCCTTACCTCTGGCTGGGAGCACTTTGCCGACTGGAAGCGCATTAGCGATGAAGAGGAAAAAGGCATCATCTCGCTGGAAACCATGATTCGGGGCACCTGCGAAAAGCGCCGTTTTCTGGATATTGTGGAAAACTTTATTCTTTTCCAGGAAGGCAAAGGGGGCCTGATTAAGCTGGTGGGTAAAAATCACCAAGTGTTGGGCGTTAATAACGCCGTGAAGGGGCTGGATGGCATTAAAGAGAATCAGGGTAAGCTGGGGGTGTTCTGGCACACGCAGGGTAGCGGCAAAAGTTACTCCATGGTCTTCTTCGCCCTCAAGATTTTACGCAAAGTGCCGGGCAACTGGTCCTTTGTCATCGTCACAGACCGTCAGGACCTGGATACTCAGATCTATAAAAACTTCGCCGCCGTGGGTGCTGTTACTGAAAAAGACGTCCAGGCCGGTAGTGGGGAGGATCTGAAAAAACTGCTGCGGGAAGATCATCGCTTTGTGTTCACCCTGATTCAGAAATTCCGCACTGAACAAGGAGAAGCCTACCCGGTGCTGTCTGAGCGGAGTGACATCATCGTCATTACGGATGAAGCCCACCGTAGCCAATATGACACCTTTGCCGCCAACCTACGGAAAGCACTTCCCAATGCGGCCTTTATTGGCTTTACGGGTACGCCATTGATCGCTGGTGGGGAATTGACCAAAGAAGTCTATGGGGATTACGTCAGTATCTACAACTTTCAACAGTCGGTCGATGACAACGCTACAGTGCCCCTGTTCTATGAAAACCGGAAGCCGGAACTCCAACTTAAAAATGAAGACCTTAACGAGGACATGGAGCGCCTGCTGGATGATGCACTGCTGGATGAAGAGCAAGAGGAAAAACTGGAAAAGCAGTTTGGTCGAGAATATCACCTCATCACCCGAGAGGAACGCCTGGAAGAAGTGGCCAAAGATCTTGTCACTCACTTTCTCAACCGGGGCTTTCTGGGTAAGGCCATGGCGATTTCCATCGATAAAACCACCACTGTCCGCATGTATGACAAAGTTCAGAAATATTGGCATTTAGAGCTGGAGGCCCTTAAACGCCGGTTGGCCATGGCGTCGCCCTCTGAAAAAGCCCTGCTAGAAGCCAAAATCACCTACATGGAAGAAACCGACATGGCGGTGGTGGTATCCTCTGAGCAGAATGAAATTGAAAAGTTTCAGGCCAAGGGGCTGGACATCAAGCTTCACCGGGAGCGGATGGTCAAAGAGGATTTAGAAGAATATTTCAAATCCACAGAGAAAAATGAAAAGACTGGCAAATACCTCCGTCTGGTCTTTGTTTGCTCCATGTGGCTGACGGGCTTTGACTCGCCCAGCATTTCCACCCTCTATCTGGATAAACCCATGAAAAACCATACCCTGATGCAAACCATTGCCAGGGCTAACCGGGTCTTTGCAGATAAGAACAACGGCCTGATTGTGGACTATGTGGGGGTATTCCGAAATCTACAAAAAGCCCTCGCCATATACGGCACCCCTCAAGGTGGCTCCAGCGATATGCCGGTCAAAGAGAAAAAAGAGCTTCTCATTTACCTTGAGCAGGCGATTGAAACCATGACGAGCTTCCTGACGGGCCTTCAGGTTCACCCGAAAACAATCATGGACGCCACTGGCTTTGAGCGGGTCAAGCTCCTGGATGACGCTGTAGACGCCATCCTGCAAAACGAAGAAACCAAAAAGAAGTTTCTGGGCCTGCAAGGTCAAATTCAAAAGCTCTACAAAGCGATTCTCCCGGATGCCATGGCGGAGCACTTCAATCCCATTCGCTTCTTGTTTAAGGCCATGGCTGATAAAATCCGCTCTCTGTCTCCAGAGGTAGACATTTCTCAAGTGATGAGTGAAGTGGAAAGGCTACTGGATGACTCCATCGCCCCTGAGGGCTTTGTCATTGAAGCGAGTAGCGAACAACCCTTGATTGACTTAAGCCAAGTGGACTTTGCCGCCCTCCAAGCCCACTTCAAGCAGGGACGCAAGCACACTGAATTTGAACGGCTCAAAAATGCGGTGGCCAATAAACTGACCGACATGGTGGAAGCCAACCGAACCCGCATGGACTACCTGGAAAAATTCCAAGCCCTCATTGATGAGTACAATGCGGAAACCCCCAACATTGAGTTGCTCTTTGACAAGCTGGTGGCCTTCACCCAGGAGCTGAACGAAGAGGAAAAGCGGGGCGTCGCTGAGCAACTGAGCGAAGAGGAGTTAGTGCTCTTTGACATACTCACCAAGCCGGACATGGCCTTAACCCCCAAGGAAATCAACGAAGTTAAGAAAACCGCACGGAGCCTGCTGGCTAGTCTTAAAAAAGAAAAACTGGTACTGGATTGGCGCAAGCGGCAACAAAGCCGAGCTGAAGTCCGTCTGACAGTCGAAAAAATTCTGGATACCGAATTGCCTCGCTCCTATACCCCTGAGGTGTTCAACAAAAAGTGCGATACCGTCTATCAGCACATCTACGAATCCTACTTCGGAGACGGCAGAAGCAAGTACGCCTCCTAA
- a CDS encoding RDD family protein — MNSTINNLEYAGTQRRLIAFLLDKLILLPFVFGAYALFWQWIGLWTVLIHVGIEWFYTSDLEAGPWQGTFGKRILGLRVCGSQGQYLPIEWVQLRFLCNLVVNLGLVFLIGIFASLMADSGSNPYPFVGGLLLIVGAQILFMTLNDKKQGMHDLLPGAVVVFKIK, encoded by the coding sequence ATGAACTCAACTATCAATAATTTAGAGTACGCAGGAACGCAACGGCGTCTGATAGCCTTTTTGCTTGATAAGTTAATTTTGCTGCCCTTTGTCTTCGGGGCTTATGCTTTATTTTGGCAGTGGATTGGCCTGTGGACAGTCTTGATTCACGTTGGCATTGAGTGGTTTTATACGTCTGATTTAGAGGCTGGCCCTTGGCAGGGAACATTTGGGAAGCGTATTTTAGGGCTTCGGGTTTGTGGAAGCCAAGGACAATACCTTCCCATTGAGTGGGTTCAACTGCGCTTTTTGTGCAATCTGGTGGTGAATCTGGGGCTTGTTTTCCTGATAGGTATATTTGCCTCGCTTATGGCTGACTCAGGCAGTAACCCTTACCCTTTTGTTGGAGGATTGCTGCTGATTGTTGGCGCTCAAATTCTGTTCATGACATTGAACGACAAAAAGCAGGGGATGCACGACTTGCTACCCGGTGCAGTCGTAGTCTTTAAAATTAAGTAG
- a CDS encoding RDD family protein, whose amino-acid sequence MESALLEKPEWHYLESGRPTGPITLAALQGRVKTNQLKPTDWVWKEGMGDWTTIQSLDSIFPTTASLGAYSGSQWHYSISGKKYGPIEGAKLKEMILRRDLLPTDLVQADGEKDWTAVSDLPEDALREPPNIPFLARTYSYTGFTKRALAFGIDALLLLVVIFISAMVFNGFVPPLLSTIYFVSCESSPAQATLGKRVMGIKIISRTGKRLTYWHAFWRDLSKGLSLLTLGIGFVLIGFTPRKQGLHDLMAGTLVINDDIG is encoded by the coding sequence ATGGAGTCCGCCTTATTGGAAAAGCCTGAGTGGCATTACCTGGAATCGGGAAGACCCACTGGTCCCATTACTTTAGCCGCTCTTCAAGGGCGAGTGAAAACAAATCAGCTCAAACCCACTGATTGGGTTTGGAAAGAGGGGATGGGCGACTGGACGACGATTCAGAGTCTGGACTCTATATTTCCGACCACGGCCAGCCTGGGGGCCTATTCTGGCTCTCAATGGCACTACTCCATCAGCGGTAAAAAGTACGGGCCGATTGAGGGAGCGAAGTTAAAGGAGATGATTCTTCGGCGGGATTTATTACCGACGGATTTGGTTCAGGCAGACGGGGAGAAAGACTGGACGGCAGTGAGTGACTTACCAGAGGATGCTTTAAGAGAACCTCCTAACATCCCATTCCTGGCCAGAACATACTCTTACACTGGTTTTACAAAGCGAGCGTTGGCTTTTGGAATTGATGCGCTACTTCTATTGGTTGTTATTTTCATTAGCGCAATGGTATTTAATGGCTTTGTGCCTCCCCTCCTCAGTACAATTTATTTTGTGAGTTGCGAAAGCTCCCCTGCACAAGCCACTTTGGGTAAACGAGTCATGGGCATCAAGATTATTAGCCGGACAGGGAAACGCCTGACTTATTGGCATGCCTTTTGGCGTGACCTGAGCAAGGGCCTTTCATTGCTGACCCTGGGCATTGGCTTTGTGCTGATTGGCTTTACCCCTCGTAAGCAAGGTCTGCACGACCTGATGGCTGGGACATTAGTCATTAATGACGATATCGGTTAG
- a CDS encoding thermonuclease family protein yields MSFPRLKLQAEQPLRISRPKGVVVVLSKIFKYGSAAISGRSKSLRVLKALPVISLSLVLSLPAMAERFVSCHDGDTCRLEDGLRVRFSGIDTPEIGQPFSESARDAMIQLVVDQESTLVCEGWSYNRRVCSVFVNGQDVQRQLVEQGLAYDYTQYSGGKYQQAEQAAKQNQVGVWALPDGGVRPWDYRHQQRKHPVYRNDQGANQ; encoded by the coding sequence ATGAGCTTTCCACGTCTGAAATTACAGGCGGAGCAACCGCTTAGAATATCACGCCCAAAAGGGGTTGTCGTTGTGCTGTCCAAAATATTCAAGTATGGGTCTGCCGCTATCTCTGGTAGGTCAAAGTCTTTGCGTGTCCTCAAAGCGCTTCCAGTAATCAGTCTAAGCCTTGTCTTATCACTGCCTGCCATGGCCGAACGGTTTGTAAGTTGCCATGATGGGGATACTTGTAGGTTAGAAGACGGTTTACGGGTACGCTTTTCGGGCATCGACACCCCAGAGATAGGCCAGCCCTTTTCGGAATCCGCAAGGGATGCCATGATCCAGCTTGTCGTAGATCAGGAGTCAACCCTGGTCTGTGAGGGGTGGAGTTACAACCGGCGGGTTTGCTCTGTTTTCGTGAATGGTCAGGACGTTCAACGGCAACTGGTAGAACAAGGACTCGCATACGACTATACCCAATATTCTGGTGGTAAGTACCAGCAGGCCGAACAAGCCGCTAAACAGAATCAAGTGGGTGTCTGGGCACTTCCCGATGGTGGCGTTCGCCCGTGGGACTACCGGCATCAACAGCGGAAGCACCCAGTATATAGGAATGACCAAGGAGCCAATCAATGA
- a CDS encoding helix-turn-helix domain-containing protein, producing MTYLGNKLKELRGSLSLYEVGGDTGIPRIEISRYERGQHLPTPKNLQKLADYYEVPYEDLRVLYFSDYFSEENVDRPVVLKWALTQVLNSMEMNIISAFRGIPVTKQGEVQERLLAMLNEEAT from the coding sequence GTGACATACCTCGGAAATAAGCTGAAAGAGTTGCGTGGCTCCCTCTCTCTTTATGAAGTGGGAGGAGACACTGGTATACCTCGCATCGAAATCAGTCGGTATGAACGAGGCCAGCACCTCCCAACCCCAAAAAATCTTCAAAAATTGGCGGATTATTACGAAGTACCTTATGAGGATCTTCGGGTACTATACTTTTCAGATTATTTCTCAGAGGAAAATGTTGATCGGCCCGTTGTTTTGAAATGGGCACTGACCCAAGTCCTGAATTCAATGGAAATGAATATTATTAGTGCTTTCAGAGGGATTCCTGTTACCAAACAGGGAGAAGTTCAAGAGCGCCTCCTGGCAATGCTCAATGAAGAAGCCACTTAG
- a CDS encoding IS1/IS1595 family N-terminal zinc-binding domain-containing protein: protein MRPHCPRCKKHSPYKYGHTLGRQRWKCRACAYAFTVPHLRYKPAECLYKAADLYEQGLSSNRIAKRLNLSPTTVLKWVRLLSPSSARIHQKRPRAVYPPEVTAALRECRRHPSVYKTASSKATYSGLPKE, encoded by the coding sequence ATGAGACCTCATTGCCCCCGCTGTAAAAAGCACTCTCCCTATAAGTATGGCCACACCCTGGGCCGCCAGCGCTGGAAGTGCCGAGCCTGCGCTTATGCGTTTACTGTTCCGCATCTTCGGTATAAGCCCGCTGAGTGCCTCTACAAGGCCGCTGATTTATACGAGCAGGGGCTGAGTTCTAATCGAATTGCCAAACGCCTTAATCTGTCGCCGACTACTGTTCTAAAGTGGGTTCGCTTGCTGTCCCCCTCGTCAGCCAGGATTCACCAGAAGCGCCCTCGGGCCGTTTACCCTCCTGAAGTTACGGCAGCTTTGCGAGAGTGCCGGAGACACCCCAGTGTGTATAAAACCGCAAGCTCCAAAGCCACTTACTCTGGATTACCCAAAGAATGA
- a CDS encoding helix-turn-helix domain-containing protein: MNTPNLLSIKQLASELTVSEQTIRQWIKLGLVQAIKLRKKWVVPLSQLESIKKNGIPH, from the coding sequence ATGAATACCCCCAACTTATTAAGCATCAAGCAGTTAGCAAGCGAATTGACCGTCTCAGAACAAACCATTCGGCAATGGATCAAACTGGGTTTGGTCCAAGCTATCAAACTCAGAAAAAAGTGGGTCGTCCCTCTTTCTCAACTGGAAAGCATCAAGAAAAACGGAATCCCTCACTAA
- a CDS encoding AAA family ATPase has product MSTENPTIQESFTLEQLLAKEFPEPRWVVDTLLTEGLTILSGGPKMGKSWMALTIGIAIALDTKVFDKLSTQTGSVLYLALEDNFRRLQVRCKKLLSQEQIPNDKLIFRDTFKKMDAQGIQDLQELLEKNPSIHLVIIDTWGRAKPSTNGKAANYETETLYLGALQRLAVDKGISILVFHHTRKGTGNSEDAFDDVLGSTAITGVADTNLILIKDRMTGTATLRMTGRDIQDNELYLQFDAETVRWKIVEKPQVQPGETESKILAAFEEEEIFGPKEAAEKTEMSEDRVKKALGRMVEKGFLLKENRGKYQKPFTVSLPTQKAHPETTSTETEGLSPNVTSEEDNINPPSGSDNGDSVGQVVVTSQSNAIPVS; this is encoded by the coding sequence ATGTCGACCGAAAACCCCACAATACAAGAATCCTTCACCCTGGAACAATTGCTAGCCAAAGAATTTCCAGAGCCCCGTTGGGTTGTTGATACCCTCTTAACGGAAGGGCTCACCATCCTTTCGGGTGGTCCCAAGATGGGAAAGTCCTGGATGGCCTTGACTATTGGAATTGCAATCGCATTAGACACAAAGGTGTTTGATAAATTGAGCACCCAAACCGGCTCGGTCCTGTATTTGGCGCTTGAGGATAACTTCCGAAGGCTGCAAGTGCGATGTAAGAAATTACTCAGCCAGGAGCAAATACCCAACGACAAACTTATTTTCCGTGATACGTTCAAAAAAATGGATGCACAGGGTATTCAGGACTTGCAAGAACTGCTGGAAAAAAATCCAAGCATTCACCTCGTTATCATTGACACTTGGGGTAGAGCCAAGCCCTCAACCAATGGTAAAGCAGCAAACTACGAAACAGAAACGCTATATCTAGGAGCTCTTCAACGTCTTGCCGTCGATAAAGGCATTAGCATTTTAGTCTTTCACCATACCCGAAAAGGCACCGGGAACTCTGAAGACGCTTTTGATGATGTTCTCGGTAGCACGGCTATTACCGGTGTCGCTGATACAAACCTCATCCTGATCAAAGACCGTATGACAGGAACGGCCACTTTGAGAATGACAGGCAGGGACATTCAAGACAATGAGCTCTACCTCCAATTTGATGCTGAAACCGTAAGGTGGAAGATAGTTGAGAAACCGCAGGTTCAGCCCGGTGAGACAGAATCTAAAATTTTAGCCGCTTTTGAAGAGGAGGAAATCTTTGGTCCTAAAGAGGCGGCTGAAAAAACAGAGATGTCTGAAGACAGAGTTAAGAAAGCCCTAGGCAGAATGGTAGAAAAGGGATTTCTGCTAAAAGAAAATCGGGGCAAATATCAAAAACCATTCACCGTGTCACTTCCAACCCAAAAAGCTCATCCAGAAACGACTTCCACGGAGACAGAAGGGTTGTCACCAAATGTCACTTCAGAAGAAGACAATATCAATCCTCCTTCCGGAAGTGACAACGGTGACAGTGTAGGCCAAGTAGTTGTCACCAGCCAAAGCAACGCCATCCCTGTCTCTTAG
- a CDS encoding tyrosine-type recombinase/integrase, protein MTSQTLTHFEAAHAWAEGMENGTLTGRVFSSSTSQIYCYYAVDFFTTYDVLSESTLKSALASIPAENFAKREKYHRTLISLAKYLVAEGILAEPQLVKMQKLRPKRHLPPKKTVVDAENLAILLEACVSKLDQLIVTLLSSTGIRATEACNIKINDINFAKQSLTIRVGKWGKSRRVGLSLNAVQAIQLYLEGRAYQSNEYLFLNRKNQKMDRHGLNQRLQRIGKLAGIPVSPHALRRAFVTINANNGKPLHMLQMACGHSDIETTRSYCMTTEEEVINAMKTWG, encoded by the coding sequence ATGACTTCTCAAACTTTAACCCATTTTGAAGCTGCTCACGCTTGGGCAGAAGGCATGGAAAACGGAACTTTAACAGGTAGAGTTTTCAGCAGCAGCACGAGCCAAATCTACTGCTATTATGCCGTTGATTTTTTTACTACCTACGATGTTTTGTCAGAATCCACCCTGAAAAGCGCTCTAGCTTCCATCCCTGCAGAAAATTTTGCCAAACGAGAAAAATATCATCGTACTTTGATTTCGCTTGCAAAATATTTGGTTGCCGAAGGGATTCTAGCTGAGCCTCAGCTAGTCAAAATGCAGAAACTCAGACCCAAACGCCACCTGCCACCCAAGAAGACTGTTGTAGATGCTGAGAACCTAGCCATACTCCTGGAAGCCTGTGTATCCAAATTAGATCAGTTGATTGTAACCCTGCTTTCCTCTACAGGCATCAGAGCAACAGAAGCCTGCAATATTAAAATTAACGACATCAATTTTGCTAAACAAAGTTTAACAATCCGAGTTGGCAAATGGGGTAAGAGCCGCCGTGTTGGTCTCTCCCTCAACGCAGTTCAAGCCATCCAACTATATTTAGAAGGCAGAGCCTACCAAAGTAACGAATACCTTTTTCTAAACAGAAAGAACCAGAAAATGGATCGCCATGGGCTAAATCAAAGGCTTCAGCGTATTGGCAAACTAGCTGGTATTCCTGTTTCTCCTCATGCCTTGCGACGTGCTTTTGTGACGATTAACGCTAACAACGGGAAGCCTCTGCATATGCTTCAGATGGCTTGCGGCCATAGTGATATTGAAACAACCCGCAGTTACTGTATGACCACAGAAGAGGAGGTGATCAATGCAATGAAGACCTGGGGTTAA
- a CDS encoding tyrosine-type recombinase/integrase, which translates to MEGVAGSNPVGPTIYKPSKPQQSPAIPAFSANPGTVLVSENSQPKSGQKRPKKGQTDKQLTSSSGHFLSVGDVAKILGVSRQTVKTWCETGKLSAIPKPYGGSITYQISPLAVELLLAQQDQLTSFKSASKTNRKPQVLKSHPEFVPVWIKAMQTGVFNGKVFSSRTVEIYQLYVEKFFESYSALSADSLKEKLASIPAEHFAKREKIFKALVCLGKYLIQEKALSESFLEEVKPLTPRRHLPPKKATVDTDSLTSLLKACESPLDTLLVTLLAHTGLRASEACQLRFSDIDLKKAILTVQRGKGGKTRKVGLPVGVIEAIQSYRETRIDCGPSAYLFLNRVGKPMDRHGIHQRIQRIARDAGVTAYPHALRRAFVTLNANKGRSLVMLQIACGHSDIATTRSYCMTTEQEVVEAMRTWDEK; encoded by the coding sequence GTGGAAGGGGTCGCAGGTTCAAATCCTGTCGGTCCGACCATTTATAAACCATCTAAACCCCAACAGTCTCCAGCGATTCCAGCTTTTTCAGCGAATCCGGGGACTGTTTTAGTTTCTGAGAATTCTCAACCGAAATCGGGTCAAAAACGACCCAAAAAGGGGCAAACTGACAAACAACTGACAAGTTCTTCCGGCCACTTTTTGAGTGTTGGTGATGTGGCTAAAATCCTTGGTGTATCTCGGCAGACTGTAAAGACTTGGTGTGAAACGGGCAAGTTATCAGCCATTCCAAAGCCCTATGGCGGCTCAATCACTTATCAAATCAGCCCCCTTGCGGTCGAGTTATTGCTTGCCCAGCAAGACCAACTGACAAGTTTCAAAAGCGCCTCAAAGACAAATAGGAAACCCCAAGTCTTAAAAAGTCACCCCGAGTTTGTTCCTGTCTGGATTAAAGCGATGCAGACAGGGGTTTTCAATGGAAAGGTGTTTAGTTCTCGGACTGTGGAAATCTATCAGCTTTATGTGGAGAAGTTTTTTGAGAGTTATTCAGCCTTATCGGCAGACAGTCTAAAGGAAAAGCTGGCCTCTATCCCTGCTGAGCATTTTGCCAAGCGGGAAAAGATATTCAAGGCATTGGTTTGCCTTGGTAAATACCTGATTCAGGAAAAAGCTTTGTCAGAATCTTTTCTAGAGGAAGTAAAACCATTAACCCCTAGGCGGCACCTTCCACCTAAAAAGGCGACAGTGGATACCGATAGCCTTACAAGCCTCTTAAAGGCATGCGAAAGTCCATTAGACACCTTGCTTGTTACTCTGTTGGCGCATACTGGTTTACGAGCCTCAGAGGCCTGCCAGCTTCGATTTTCTGATATAGACCTGAAAAAGGCCATCTTAACGGTTCAACGTGGCAAAGGAGGGAAAACTCGAAAGGTTGGGCTTCCTGTGGGCGTGATTGAAGCGATTCAGTCCTATCGAGAGACTCGCATTGATTGTGGACCAAGTGCGTATCTATTTCTGAATCGTGTTGGAAAGCCAATGGACCGCCACGGTATTCACCAACGCATCCAGCGTATTGCCCGAGATGCTGGGGTAACAGCTTATCCACATGCCCTGCGAAGAGCGTTTGTAACGCTAAATGCAAATAAGGGTAGATCTCTAGTCATGCTCCAGATTGCTTGTGGGCATTCAGATATTGCTACGACTCGTAGTTACTGCATGACTACTGAGCAGGAAGTTGTTGAGGCAATGAGAACTTGGGATGAAAAATAA